Below is a window of Desulfobotulus pelophilus DNA.
TTCGCTGGGCCTCGTAACCCCGCAGGGAAATTTTGCAAAACGTTATAATTTCTTTGTCTTTTGGTATGGTTTCTATCTGTTCCCTCAGTTTGCCAAGGGGTACAAGGCGTACCCGTTCATCTTCTATGCGTATCTGCTCAAATTCTTCAGGAGACCGCACATCAAGAAAAATAAAGTCATCGCCTTCTTCCATGCGGGTTCTGACTTCCGAAGGAGTGATGCCGTGGCCGATGTCGTTGATTTTGTTTTCCGCAATATTAGCCGCCACAATGATGTTGTCCATGGCCGGACTGAAGGGAGGAGCGTAAGCCAGATCATAATTGCCGAGGTCCATCACCGTACCCCCGTGGCTCATGGATGTTACGGCCACCTCAATGCGCTTGGCCACATCACCGTATCCCACCACCTGGCAGCCCACAATTCTTCCCGAAGGGTTTTCTGCGATGAGTTTGATAATAATGACTTTGGCTGAGGGCAGGAAATGGGCTCTGTCCGGTGCGGGGGAAAGGGCGGTTACCACGGAAAGTTCTTCCTGGCCGGTCTCTTTTTCCGTGAGGCCCGTACGGGCAAGGGAGAGATCGAAAATCCTGACTATGGCCGTACCGAGAACACCGGGAAAACGGGTGGGCCTGCCGCAGATATTGTCGGCAATGACCCGGCCGTGTTTGTTCGCTGTGGAACCCATGGGCGCATAAACCGGCTTGCCCGTAACGCGGCTGGTATTTTCCACACAGTCTCCGCCCGCATAAATGGACGGATCGCTGGTGCGCATGTGGCTGTCAACACGGATACCTCCCAGAGGGCCGATTTCAAGACCCGCTTCTTCAGCCAAACGGATTTCAGGCCGTACACCCACGGCAATGAGTACCATATCGGCAGGATAGCTTCCCTGTTCGGTCACCACGGTCCGTACCCGGCCCTGATCATCCCCCAGAATTTCCTTTGCCCTGTCCTTCAGATTCAGGGCGACTCCTTTTTGCAGCATTTCGTTTTTCAGGTGAAAGGCAATTTCCGGATCTACCAGATTTTCAAGAAGGTGTTCGGTCTGTTCCACAATCCGGACCTTCATTCCCTGCCTGACAAAGGCTTCGGTGACTTCTACACCAATGAGTCCTGCACCAATGATCACGGCATGCTTACCTTCCAGACTGCCCTCCTGATCCCTGATTTTCCGGGCATCCTCCACCGTGGAAAGAAAATTGACCCCTTTGAGTTCTACGCCCGGAATGGGCGGCTGGATGGTGCGGCTGCCAACGGCCAGAACCAGTTCATCGTAGGGGAATACCCGCCGTTCACCCGTAAGGGTGGAAACCGCATGGACCTCTTTGGTTTTTCTGTCAATTCGTTCCGCTACTGTGCGGTTTACAACGGTGATGTCCTTGACAGCTCTGAAAAAATGGGTGTCCCTCACCACCCCGGCAGGAGTGCTCATGAGTTCGGAATGATCCCGGACTTCACCGGCAATGTAGTAGGGAAGACCACATCCGGCATAGGAGAGGATTTCATTCTTTTCAATGATGGTGACTTCCGCATGGGGCATGAGTCGCTTGATACGGCTGGCAGCCTTGGGGCCACAGGCCACACCGCCGATAACAACAACGCGTTTTTTCATCCGGGCTCCTTTGATCGCAAGGGTTTATATCATTTCCCTTTTCAGGGATTCGGGCGGATTTTTACCGGAGTATAATGAGCGTATGTTCAAAAAAAGGTTACATATTTTTTGTTGTTGGCCGGAGGCATGCCGATGGGATACGGATATGGCGCAAAGGGGCTCAGGGAAGAAGCCGGACCGGTTTTTCCAGAAGAAAGGACAGGTTTTCCTGAAGAAGGAGCCCTGTGACGGGGGTTTTTCGGGTGAAAAGGAGCACTTCTTTTTGACCCACGGCCAAAAGAGTTGTCTTTTGTAAAAGAAGACCGCTGCCTTCCCTGAGGCCAAGAACGCGGCCCCGTGGATGGAGGGTGAGATATTCCTGAATGCGTTCTGACC
It encodes the following:
- a CDS encoding FAD-dependent oxidoreductase, yielding MKKRVVVIGGVACGPKAASRIKRLMPHAEVTIIEKNEILSYAGCGLPYYIAGEVRDHSELMSTPAGVVRDTHFFRAVKDITVVNRTVAERIDRKTKEVHAVSTLTGERRVFPYDELVLAVGSRTIQPPIPGVELKGVNFLSTVEDARKIRDQEGSLEGKHAVIIGAGLIGVEVTEAFVRQGMKVRIVEQTEHLLENLVDPEIAFHLKNEMLQKGVALNLKDRAKEILGDDQGRVRTVVTEQGSYPADMVLIAVGVRPEIRLAEEAGLEIGPLGGIRVDSHMRTSDPSIYAGGDCVENTSRVTGKPVYAPMGSTANKHGRVIADNICGRPTRFPGVLGTAIVRIFDLSLARTGLTEKETGQEELSVVTALSPAPDRAHFLPSAKVIIIKLIAENPSGRIVGCQVVGYGDVAKRIEVAVTSMSHGGTVMDLGNYDLAYAPPFSPAMDNIIVAANIAENKINDIGHGITPSEVRTRMEEGDDFIFLDVRSPEEFEQIRIEDERVRLVPLGKLREQIETIPKDKEIITFCKISLRGYEAQRILDGAGYAKVRYMDGGVVAWPYKKFVAS